The genome window AGATGACTAAGCAGGATTGTCGTTGGCGCCTGTTAGGGTCGTTATCAGCAAGCCGTATCGGCTGATTGATTCCCAGGTACTGCGAATTCTGGGGATCTATTCGTCACCGCTTTGTCGCCTTTAAATACTGTAGGGCGCCTCGCCCCGGGTTACACTGTGTAACGATTTCTTATTCTCCTAACAATAACGACCCATAGATGGATCTTTTCTATGCTTAATTATCTGCGGACGCTGGTCTGTGTTTCACTGCTGGCGGTCACTTTTGCTGCCCAGGCGCAACAGATCACGATACTTCACACCAATGATTGGCAGTCACGCTTTTTGGGCTTTGGTCCCAACCTTGAGTACAGCCCCGAAACCATCAATGACGATGAGACCGTCGGTGGTCTGGCGCGACTCGCAACCCTGATTGATCAGCGCCGGCAACAAGCTGCCGCGAACGGCCCGGTGCTGTTGCTCGATGGGGGAGATTTCAGTATGGGGACCCTGTTTCATACCATCACCCGGGAAACTGGTGCGGAGCTGCAGCTATTAACCGAGCTGGGTTACGATGCGGTCACTCTGGGCAATCATGAGTTTGATTTTCGCCCGGACGGTCTTGCGCAGATGTTCCGCTCGGCGCAGTCCCGGCGCGCCGATCTGGTGCCGGTGGTGACGTCCAACTTGCAGTTTGATAGTCAGGATCCTGCGGATGACAGCCTGCAAGCGGTGATGGATGATGGACTCATCCGTGAAGGTTTATTGATCGAACGTGGCGGAATCACTTTTGGTCTGTTTGGCCTGATTGGTGTCGATGCCGCTGAAGTGGCACCCAATAAAGCCCCTGTTACTATGGCCGATCAGGTCGCTACGGCGCAGCGAATGGAAGCTTCGTTACGCGCTGACGGAGCCGACCTGGTGATCCTTCTGTCGCATATGGGGGTCACGCCTAACGGCGGCAGTCAGTGGCATGGCGAAGAGGTGGATATTGCCGAGCAGGTACCGGGTATCGATCTGGTGATCGGTGGCCATTCCCATACCCCTTTGAGCCAACCGATTGTTGTTGAGGGAACTCCCATCGTTCAGGCGGGTTCTGAAGGTCAGTTTCTGGGTGAATTGGTGTTGAACTGGAACGAGGGTGAGTTAAGCATCGAAAAATACCAGCTGTATCCGATCGATGACCGTATTCCGGGAGACCCAAGAATCATCGCTATGATCGATGATTGGAAGCAACAAGTTACTGAGAAGGTACTGAAACCGGCGGGCTATTATTTTGACCAGCCTTTGGTAACGACGCCTCGCACCCTGACCCGTGCCTATGAGGACCCGGTATTGGGTAACCTGATCACCGATGCATTTCGCCGGGCAACCCAGGCCGATATTGCGCTGACAGGTAATGGCACGATACGGGATGATGTCTGGCTGGGTCAGAGCGGTCAGCAAAGTGTATCTGATCTCTATCGCATCGAGCCATTGGGTGTCGGTGAACTCAATGATGATCCTGGCTATCCGATGATGAAGGTCTGGTTCACGGCAGCTGATTTAAAGAGTATTTTTGAAGTCCTCTTACTGGGCTACCAGCTGCGAGGTGACGCCTATTACCCTCGTCTCTCAGGGGTGCGGGTGACCTACAATAATTATCGGCCGCCGTTTGACCGGGTCACCAAGGTCGAGCTTGGCGGGGCAGAGCTCGGTTATGTCGAGCTGGATCTTTCCAGAGACAATACCGAACTCTATAGTATCGGCGGTACCAGTTATGTCGGAGGATTTACCTGGTTAATTGGCGACATCAGTTATGGGCTCCTTGATGCCACGCCCAGGGATCAGGCGGGCAATCCCGTTGCGGATATTCGTCAGGCACTGGTGGATGGAGATTTAACCCAACCCGGGGTGCAGGAGATCAAAGCCTGGAAAGCGATACTCGATCATTTAAGTGCCCTGCCAGACCACAATGGCGACGGCATAGCTGATATTCAGCTGGACGTCATGACTGAAGAGGTGCGTATCCTGCCAGCATCCAGTCTCAACCCATCGGCCGTATTGGCCAATGCCGGTATGATCGCCTGGGGGGTATATGGGCTGGTTTTACTGCTGTTGATACTCAGTGCATGGTTACTGTTACGTTTCTTTAAAAAACGGACGTAGGACTCTTGATATACTGCGGCAGACTCCTGAATCTGGATGGCAATTATGACTGACCTGACAAATCTGATGCAGAATAATCGAGCATGGGCTGAAAACATCACCCGTGAAGATCCTGAGTTTTTTAATAAACTGAGCCAGCAACAATCGCCTGAGTACCTATGGATAGGTTGCTCTGACAGCCGGGTTCCGGCCAATGAGATCGTGGGCCTGTTGCCGGGAGAACTGTTCGTTCACCGCAATGTGGCCAATGTGGTGATTCATACCGATTTGAATTGCCTGTCGGTGCTGCAATATGCGGTTGAGGTGCTAAAGGTGAAGCACATCATCGTGACCGGGCATTATGGTTGTGGTGGCGTCAGAGCGGCGCTGGGGCAGGAAGATCTGGGCTTGATCGACAACTGGTTACGGGTGATCAGGGATATCTACTACAAGCATCAGGAGCGCTTTAAAATGCTCACCGATGAAGATGCTCGTGCCGACCTGTTGTGTGAGCTCAATGTGATCGAGCAGGTCGGCAATGTGTGTCACACCAATATCGTGCAAAATGCCTGGAATCGAGGACAGCAACTATCGGTGCATGGCTGGATCTATTCGGTCAAAGACGGCATCGTGAAGGATCTCGGAGTTCGCGTCGACGGTGCCGAACAGATACCCAAGGCCTATCATGTAGGAGCCGACGACAGCTAGCCGTTCATTGCTCTGGCTAGCTTAGTTTACGGTTTCCCTCGATGCCTCGTGCGGTTTTGCCGAGGCATCTTCGCTCCAATTGGCTGTCAGTTTACTGCTGACATAGCGAAATTTCCCCGAACGCTCTCGAGGCAGCTCTTCCAGCCGTTCAATAATCACCTGCACGTCACCCAGTCGTTGGCGTACCCCTTCAATAATCGTTTCTTCCACAGTGGCAGAATAATCGCTACTGGTGACCAGCTGCAGGCGAATCTCGTCGAGGCTTTCCTGCACGATTCGAAATTCACGGACCGCATCCAGGTCACGCAGAATATAGATCAGGGATAGTGCATGCAGCACCGTGCCGTCACGGGCCATAAGAAAATCGGTCGTGCGGCCTTCGATGCTTTCCAGCAAGGGAAGGCCTCGACCGCATGGGCATGCGCCAGGGCTAAGCCGAGCAAGATCTCCTGTGCGATACCGTACAAAGGGAAACTCATGGGTCGCCATATGAGTCACCACAACTTCTCCGCGTTCGCCGACCGGTAATGGTTTACCATCGGCATCGACAATCTCGACCACCATATCCTCAGCACTGATGTGCATGCCTCCGGAAGGGCATTGATGGGCGATAAAGCCGGCATCCCGACCCCCGTAACCGTTGGCGGTAGGGGCGCCGAAAACCCGTTCGATGACGCGTTTCTGATTGTCGTATAAGCGCTCCGAAGTAACGAAGATGACTTTGATACCTAGCTGGTCGAGGGCGATGCCTTTACGCTCGGCGTAGCCGGCGATCAGCGCCAGTGCCGAGGGGTAACCAAACAGCATGCGGGGGCGAATACGCCTTATGGTATTTACATAGCGTTCGACGTTGGCTTCGCTCATTTCGAACGCGGGTAATAGGTGGCTGCGAAATAGCCAGTCGCGCCACACCCGCATTCGATCCTGGCTGCCGAGTTCCACCGGCGAGCCCCAGACTACCAGTTCGGGATCACCAATATCCACATTCCACCATCGGGTGGCGCGCCATTTGGCGGCGATATCATGGCTTTTTCTTGCTTTACCGACCAGAAACTGTAGCGGCTCGCCACTGGAACCACCGGTATTAAAGCGGGCCAAAGGGCCGGCATCTTCAGCGACTAACTGGTTTTGCTGGTTTCGAATCAGGGCTTTATCCATCAGGGGTAGATATTGTAAATCATTGATGGAACGGAGCTTCTCCGGGTTGAAATTCAGCCGCTTGAACAGTTCCCGGTACCAGGGCACCTGAGTTCCAATGCGGGTCAGGAAGGCACGCAGATTGGCCAGTTGCAGTTGTTGAATCTGTTCAGGGTTCAGCCACTGGGATTGCTCCAGCTGCTTGTGGCATTTAACACTGCTGTGCTGCTTGAGAGACTCATGCAGGGGAAAGAGGAACTTGGCAACCAGAGCTGTGTACATGGCGATCCATCGCGTTAGGCTAGAGGTGCCTATGAGTATGGATCAAAAACAGGCGCTTGGCTGTATTGGGCCTGTCAAAGGTGGGGTTTCCTCATTTGGGCACCATGCCGACCATTGCGCCTGTTTCTAAAAATCGACGCAATGGTTGAGGCAGGAGAAGGCTAGGGAATGAGCTCTAATCTTCCGCTGGTCACCTGCTCGATCTGTTGTCGATTCATCAACTGACTGCGATAACGGCCCTGGTTATAGAGCCTGGCCTGATCATCGAAATGGGTATCGAATGGGTTGCCCGATTGACCCACCGGATTGATTCCCTGAGCCTGCTCGACATTGGCCAGGGGTATGATGCGCCGGGTAGACGGGTTGCTGCTGACCCGATACTGGTTTTCGGCATAGGTATAGGCCATTTTGCTCAATGAGCGCTTGCTGCTGTCGATCGGAAAAGGGCCGACATTAAACAATTTGTTGAGTGGTTTTACCTTGCCCAATGGATGTGGGTGTTCGATGCTGTGGACCTTGCCCCATTGCCAGCTCGACGTGTCGTCACCAAACTGGCTTTGCAGTGAGGCGATGGCCAGTTGCCAGGCGGCGGCCAGAATCTGATCACGGCTTTCCCTGTGCGCGGTCTCGCGTCGGTCCCACCAGGGAGAACTTTCGTTGGCCAGTATTTGCTGGAAACTGTTATCGGCCATAAAGGTCTTGATAAAGATCGGCTGTCGATCGCCCAGTTCGTCGGAGAAAGTTTGCTGCAGGGCAAAATAGTAGGCACGTTCGAAAATGGTGGCACCGATGCTATCCAACGGGTAACGCTTGTCCCAGTTGCTCAAGGCATTGAGCGCATCTTGAGCAACGCCTTGTTGCGGTTCGGTAAGGCTCGCCAGCAAACGCTGGCGAAAATGATCATTCAGCGCCCCTTCGGTATCCAGCTGAATTGCCTTCATCTCTTCCAGTGTCCAGCCACGACGGTCCCCATTGTTTTCCGGGCTCAGCAACTGGTTCAGGCGTTCTGCCCGGTCCGCCGAGGCATAATAGCCAGGAATCATTGGCTCGCCATCTCGGGAATAGGGGTGGTTGGCGGAGAAAATAATGCCGTTGTCCGGGTTCACCCGGCGGGGGTTATGACTGAAGTCGAGATAGCCCCGAATGTCCTGTTCGCCGCTGGCGCCGTCCAGGATGTTCATGCTGTGCACTCCGGGAGCACGGTTCGGCAGTCTTCCCGTGGCCCAGATGCCAATATTGCCCTCGGTGTCGGCATAATTGATATTGAGGCCTGGCGCCCAGATGTCCGCGACTGCAGCTTCAAACTGTTGCATATTACGAGCGCGGTTGACCCGGTAAAGAGCGTCTACGGTATCGTTGTTGGCATCGGTGAAGGTCCAGAAGATAGACACCGGATTTGTGTTGTTCTCGAGCTTGATGGCCGGCTTTGCCAGGTCACTGATGATCGGACCATGGCGTGATTCCCGTACGGTAATGGTGACCGGTTCTGC of Aestuariirhabdus haliotis contains these proteins:
- a CDS encoding phenylacetate--CoA ligase family protein, with the translated sequence MYTALVAKFLFPLHESLKQHSSVKCHKQLEQSQWLNPEQIQQLQLANLRAFLTRIGTQVPWYRELFKRLNFNPEKLRSINDLQYLPLMDKALIRNQQNQLVAEDAGPLARFNTGGSSGEPLQFLVGKARKSHDIAAKWRATRWWNVDIGDPELVVWGSPVELGSQDRMRVWRDWLFRSHLLPAFEMSEANVERYVNTIRRIRPRMLFGYPSALALIAGYAERKGIALDQLGIKVIFVTSERLYDNQKRVIERVFGAPTANGYGGRDAGFIAHQCPSGGMHISAEDMVVEIVDADGKPLPVGERGEVVVTHMATHEFPFVRYRTGDLARLSPGACPCGRGLPLLESIEGRTTDFLMARDGTVLHALSLIYILRDLDAVREFRIVQESLDEIRLQLVTSSDYSATVEETIIEGVRQRLGDVQVIIERLEELPRERSGKFRYVSSKLTANWSEDASAKPHEASRETVN
- a CDS encoding penicillin acylase family protein, which produces MSHLLKRVFFVLFTLFMLVALWVYFLVQSEQAVRDGSLNLPNLSNPVEVLYDDWGVPHIYADSTEDALRALGYLHAQDRLFQMDLLRRVGSGTLSELFGEAMLDTDQLFRTLGINRYAAQLATRMREQPELPQNKLMSAYQAGINHYIATRAKPLEYEILRTEVKPFTLEDLGHTLGYMAYSFAGAFKTDPLYHWIGQELGDQYLQDLAPFYLEGAFTTQDSRGPLTASDSKPAPLVAMNPALLSISQQVLQINESMFPAGHFIGSNSWVLAPSRTDSGKPILANDPHIGIAVPAVWYEAHIVSPDYEVYGHYLAGIPFAVLGNTRHHAWGLTMFENDDIDFYQEQSNPKNPQQIKNRDQWENLKSRQETILVKGAEPVTITVRESRHGPIISDLAKPAIKLENNTNPVSIFWTFTDANNDTVDALYRVNRARNMQQFEAAVADIWAPGLNINYADTEGNIGIWATGRLPNRAPGVHSMNILDGASGEQDIRGYLDFSHNPRRVNPDNGIIFSANHPYSRDGEPMIPGYYASADRAERLNQLLSPENNGDRRGWTLEEMKAIQLDTEGALNDHFRQRLLASLTEPQQGVAQDALNALSNWDKRYPLDSIGATIFERAYYFALQQTFSDELGDRQPIFIKTFMADNSFQQILANESSPWWDRRETAHRESRDQILAAAWQLAIASLQSQFGDDTSSWQWGKVHSIEHPHPLGKVKPLNKLFNVGPFPIDSSKRSLSKMAYTYAENQYRVSSNPSTRRIIPLANVEQAQGINPVGQSGNPFDTHFDDQARLYNQGRYRSQLMNRQQIEQVTSGRLELIP
- the can gene encoding carbonate dehydratase, whose product is MTDLTNLMQNNRAWAENITREDPEFFNKLSQQQSPEYLWIGCSDSRVPANEIVGLLPGELFVHRNVANVVIHTDLNCLSVLQYAVEVLKVKHIIVTGHYGCGGVRAALGQEDLGLIDNWLRVIRDIYYKHQERFKMLTDEDARADLLCELNVIEQVGNVCHTNIVQNAWNRGQQLSVHGWIYSVKDGIVKDLGVRVDGAEQIPKAYHVGADDS
- a CDS encoding bifunctional metallophosphatase/5'-nucleotidase, which encodes MLNYLRTLVCVSLLAVTFAAQAQQITILHTNDWQSRFLGFGPNLEYSPETINDDETVGGLARLATLIDQRRQQAAANGPVLLLDGGDFSMGTLFHTITRETGAELQLLTELGYDAVTLGNHEFDFRPDGLAQMFRSAQSRRADLVPVVTSNLQFDSQDPADDSLQAVMDDGLIREGLLIERGGITFGLFGLIGVDAAEVAPNKAPVTMADQVATAQRMEASLRADGADLVILLSHMGVTPNGGSQWHGEEVDIAEQVPGIDLVIGGHSHTPLSQPIVVEGTPIVQAGSEGQFLGELVLNWNEGELSIEKYQLYPIDDRIPGDPRIIAMIDDWKQQVTEKVLKPAGYYFDQPLVTTPRTLTRAYEDPVLGNLITDAFRRATQADIALTGNGTIRDDVWLGQSGQQSVSDLYRIEPLGVGELNDDPGYPMMKVWFTAADLKSIFEVLLLGYQLRGDAYYPRLSGVRVTYNNYRPPFDRVTKVELGGAELGYVELDLSRDNTELYSIGGTSYVGGFTWLIGDISYGLLDATPRDQAGNPVADIRQALVDGDLTQPGVQEIKAWKAILDHLSALPDHNGDGIADIQLDVMTEEVRILPASSLNPSAVLANAGMIAWGVYGLVLLLLILSAWLLLRFFKKRT